Genomic window (Pseudomonas sp. MM211):
ACCAATAGGTTGCCTTCACCATGGGAGGTAACCACGAGCTCCAGGGCCTGAAGACCATTGTCTTGCAATTGACGGGCAATGGCACGGGCGCGCAACAGCCCCAGCTCTTCGTTGTATGTCTTGCTGCCAACGGTGTCGGTATGGCCGATCACCGAAACAGCCGATGGCCCGCGTTCCCTGACGGTCTGCAGCACTTCCGGAATTTCCGCCTGAGACTTCCTGGTCAGGCTGGTGCCGCCCGTATTGAAGTACAGCAGATAGCTTTTCGGCAACGCAGGCTGCGCTGCCCGTGCGGCGGAGAAATCCTTGTCGAGTCTGGGTTCACCCACCTGGAACGGCTTG
Coding sequences:
- a CDS encoding OmpA family protein gives rise to the protein MPPTYTYAIAVLLFALLGSGCASKSYVVLVESPDGSTGAIEVKTDKGLTRVDQKGYAVNLDGSSAKPFQVGEPRLDKDFSAARAAQPALPKSYLLYFNTGGTSLTRKSQAEIPEVLQTVRERGPSAVSVIGHTDTVGSKTYNEELGLLRARAIARQLQDNGLQALELVVTSHGEGNLLVKTPDNKPEPANRRVEVTVR